In Aristaeella hokkaidonensis, the following are encoded in one genomic region:
- a CDS encoding glycoside hydrolase family 31 protein, producing MIFRKEGNALTASRGGETLRIEGWGKNALRVRAVMYDTWISRDYALTEKPADTECEIQIGTEENPDGSGCVPCAEIRNGRIRATVNFAGVISFYRDGKLILREYYRSYGGTLVQTSRCLKIVNREWKGNIGGSEYTLTVRFDPNREEKIYGMGQYQQPDLNLKGTMLELAQRNSQISVPFMISSLGYGLLWNNPAVGRVTFASNMTEWVARSTQQMDYWICAGENPKEILNGYTAVTGRAPMFPDSLMGLWQCKLRYRTQEEVLTVARQYRKEGIPIDQIVIDFFHWTVQGDWKFDKTYWPDPKKMVDELHSMGIRVIVSVWPSVDRRSENFGPMMERGLLIRTERGAAQTYDYQGDCVEIDPFNPAARQYIWEVCKKNYYDLGIDGFWLDNSEPDYGVYDFDNYRYCTGPALSCSNLYPQMFSRAFYEPMAAEKGIEAVNLLRCGWAGSQKYGNVIWSGDVPSTFESFREQLQAGLNIGLAGIPWWTTDIGGFMTDDVNDPAFQELLIRWYQFAVFSAVLRMHGDRGPYNIPPLDERERGGGYLHTGQPNELWSYGEENYRIMRKYYDVRIAMHDYIRDLYREAHETGAPLIRTMFFEFPEDARCWELQDQYMFGSRYLVAPILELHQRERQVYLPEGRWKDLNSGEILKGGRTVTAPAPVDVIPVYEKV from the coding sequence ATGATTTTCCGGAAGGAAGGAAATGCCCTGACAGCAAGCCGGGGCGGAGAAACGCTTCGGATTGAAGGTTGGGGTAAAAACGCGCTGCGTGTACGCGCAGTCATGTACGATACGTGGATCAGCCGGGATTATGCCCTGACAGAGAAACCGGCGGATACTGAATGTGAAATTCAGATCGGCACGGAAGAGAATCCGGACGGAAGCGGCTGTGTTCCTTGTGCTGAAATCCGGAACGGGCGCATCCGCGCTACAGTGAATTTCGCCGGCGTGATCAGTTTTTACCGCGACGGGAAACTGATCCTGCGGGAATACTACCGTTCCTACGGCGGTACACTGGTGCAGACCAGCCGCTGCCTGAAGATCGTGAACAGGGAATGGAAGGGCAATATCGGCGGCAGCGAGTATACGCTGACGGTCCGTTTTGATCCCAACAGGGAAGAGAAGATCTACGGCATGGGCCAGTACCAGCAGCCGGATCTGAACCTGAAAGGCACCATGCTGGAACTGGCACAGAGAAACAGCCAGATTTCCGTACCTTTCATGATCAGTTCCCTGGGATACGGCCTGCTGTGGAACAACCCGGCGGTGGGAAGAGTTACCTTTGCCAGCAACATGACGGAGTGGGTTGCACGAAGCACGCAGCAGATGGATTACTGGATCTGTGCGGGAGAGAACCCGAAAGAAATCCTGAACGGATATACCGCCGTGACAGGAAGGGCTCCCATGTTTCCGGACAGCCTGATGGGTCTTTGGCAATGCAAGCTGCGCTACCGTACACAGGAGGAAGTACTTACGGTTGCCAGGCAGTACCGGAAGGAAGGCATCCCGATCGACCAGATTGTGATTGACTTTTTCCATTGGACAGTCCAGGGAGACTGGAAGTTTGACAAAACCTACTGGCCGGATCCGAAGAAGATGGTGGATGAACTTCACAGCATGGGCATCCGCGTCATTGTTTCCGTATGGCCCAGCGTTGACCGGCGGAGCGAAAACTTCGGGCCGATGATGGAAAGGGGCCTGCTGATCCGCACAGAGCGCGGCGCAGCACAAACCTATGATTACCAGGGAGACTGTGTTGAAATCGATCCCTTTAACCCGGCGGCGAGGCAGTATATCTGGGAAGTCTGTAAAAAGAATTATTATGACCTGGGTATTGACGGTTTCTGGCTGGATAATTCCGAGCCGGACTACGGAGTTTATGACTTTGACAATTACCGTTACTGCACAGGACCGGCTCTGAGCTGCAGCAACCTGTATCCCCAGATGTTCTCCAGGGCTTTTTATGAACCCATGGCTGCAGAAAAAGGTATCGAGGCCGTGAACCTGCTGCGGTGCGGTTGGGCCGGCAGTCAAAAATACGGGAATGTTATCTGGTCCGGCGACGTTCCGAGCACTTTCGAATCCTTCCGGGAGCAGCTGCAGGCGGGACTGAACATAGGACTGGCAGGCATCCCGTGGTGGACGACGGATATCGGCGGATTTATGACAGATGACGTGAATGATCCGGCGTTCCAGGAACTGCTGATCCGCTGGTATCAGTTCGCTGTTTTCAGCGCTGTGCTGCGAATGCACGGAGACCGGGGACCATACAATATTCCGCCGCTCGATGAGCGGGAACGGGGAGGCGGCTACCTTCATACAGGCCAGCCGAATGAACTCTGGAGTTACGGAGAAGAAAACTACCGCATCATGCGGAAGTATTATGACGTGCGGATTGCCATGCACGACTATATCCGGGATCTGTACAGAGAAGCTCACGAAACCGGGGCTCCGCTGATCCGGACGATGTTCTTTGAATTCCCGGAGGACGCAAGATGCTGGGAACTGCAGGACCAGTACATGTTCGGAAGCCGGTACCTGGTTGCGCCGATTCTGGAACTCCATCAGCGCGAACGGCAGGTTTATCTTCCTGAGGGACGGTGGAAAGACCTGAACAGCGGGGAAATTCTGAAGGGCGGACGCACTGTGACAGCCCCGGCGCCGGTCGATGTGATTCCTGTGTATGAAAAGGTGTAA
- a CDS encoding alpha-amylase family glycosyl hydrolase, whose amino-acid sequence MDVGKLNAPYQITEIDPWLAPYEADIVLRMDRFKEKRRQLVDGAAFLSDFANGYLFFGFHRTKTGWVFREWLPGADEVRLMGDFNQWNRESHPLDRGENGVWEIVLPGEDSLLEGQNVKLWIRKGENWFERLPAYSTKVAMDPETSLLCTQVQDPEKEYAWTDEAFMAEAPDAPLIYEAHVGMSQDKEGIGTYREFAENVLPRVKDLGYNTIQLMAIQEHPYYGSFGYQVTNFFAAAHWYGDPEDLKYLVNTAHGMGIRVLLDVVHSHACPNVGEGLQFQDGTEDQYFLPGGQGWHPAWGTKLFNYGRTEVLHFLLSNLKYWQTQYHFDGFRFDGVTSMIYHDHGLGSAFTNYDMYFNLNTDLDALNYLQLANELIHEVNPNATTVAEDMSGMPGMCLPIEQGGIGFDYRLAMGEPDYWIKLLKDTRDEDWNVNGLWYEMTTRRPMEKVIGYCESHDQALVGDKTIIFRMADAEMYTGMMKEYHSLTMDRAIELHKMIRLYTMSLGGNGYLNFMGNEFGHPEWIDFPREGNGWSYKYCRRQWSLVDNPQLKFEWLNDFDKAMINLAKERKLLDDPNAVSLWIDPERKIITFSRGGLLFVFNFHNSYSEQQFFLHAHTTGEGSYRVILSTDEKRFGGAGLIDHDYIYQTTYTEGRGLGFDVYSPCRSAMVLERISE is encoded by the coding sequence ATGGATGTCGGAAAGCTGAATGCTCCCTATCAGATTACAGAGATTGATCCCTGGCTTGCCCCGTATGAGGCAGATATTGTTCTGCGCATGGACCGGTTCAAGGAAAAACGCCGGCAGCTGGTGGACGGGGCAGCTTTCCTGTCTGATTTTGCCAACGGATATCTTTTCTTTGGCTTCCACAGGACGAAAACCGGATGGGTTTTCAGGGAATGGCTTCCCGGCGCGGATGAAGTGCGCCTGATGGGCGACTTTAACCAATGGAACAGGGAATCTCATCCGCTGGACCGCGGAGAGAACGGCGTGTGGGAAATTGTGCTCCCCGGAGAAGACAGCCTGCTGGAGGGACAGAACGTAAAACTGTGGATCCGGAAAGGCGAGAACTGGTTTGAACGGCTTCCGGCATACAGCACAAAGGTTGCCATGGATCCTGAAACCAGTCTGCTTTGCACACAGGTTCAGGATCCGGAGAAAGAATATGCCTGGACAGATGAGGCGTTTATGGCTGAAGCGCCGGACGCACCACTGATCTACGAGGCTCACGTCGGTATGAGCCAGGACAAGGAAGGAATCGGAACCTACCGTGAATTCGCGGAAAACGTACTGCCCCGGGTAAAGGATCTCGGTTACAACACCATACAACTGATGGCTATCCAGGAGCATCCCTATTACGGTTCCTTCGGCTATCAGGTGACAAACTTCTTTGCCGCTGCCCACTGGTACGGTGATCCGGAGGATCTGAAGTATCTGGTGAATACTGCGCACGGAATGGGAATCCGTGTGCTGCTGGACGTGGTGCACAGCCATGCATGTCCCAATGTGGGAGAAGGACTGCAGTTCCAGGACGGTACGGAGGATCAGTACTTCCTGCCAGGAGGACAGGGATGGCATCCGGCCTGGGGTACAAAGCTGTTCAATTACGGCCGGACCGAAGTGCTTCATTTCCTGCTGAGCAACCTGAAATACTGGCAGACACAGTATCATTTTGACGGTTTCCGGTTCGACGGCGTAACCAGCATGATCTACCATGATCATGGACTGGGAAGCGCGTTTACGAACTATGACATGTATTTCAACCTGAATACAGACCTGGATGCCCTGAATTACCTGCAGCTTGCCAATGAACTGATCCACGAGGTCAATCCGAATGCCACCACTGTGGCAGAGGATATGAGCGGCATGCCGGGCATGTGCCTGCCGATTGAACAGGGCGGCATCGGATTTGACTACAGGCTGGCCATGGGCGAACCTGATTACTGGATCAAACTGCTGAAAGACACCCGGGACGAGGACTGGAATGTGAACGGCCTGTGGTACGAGATGACTACCCGCCGTCCCATGGAAAAAGTCATCGGATACTGCGAAAGCCACGACCAGGCGCTGGTGGGAGATAAAACAATCATCTTCCGGATGGCAGACGCTGAAATGTACACGGGCATGATGAAGGAGTATCACTCCCTGACCATGGACCGCGCCATTGAACTGCATAAAATGATCCGCCTGTATACGATGAGCCTTGGAGGAAACGGATATCTGAATTTTATGGGCAATGAATTCGGCCATCCGGAATGGATTGACTTCCCGCGGGAAGGAAACGGCTGGAGTTACAAATACTGCCGGAGACAATGGTCGCTGGTGGATAATCCGCAGCTGAAATTTGAATGGCTGAACGATTTCGATAAGGCAATGATCAACCTTGCGAAGGAACGGAAGCTTCTGGATGATCCGAACGCGGTGAGCCTGTGGATCGATCCTGAGAGGAAGATCATTACTTTCAGCCGGGGCGGACTCCTGTTTGTGTTCAATTTCCACAACAGCTATTCTGAACAGCAGTTTTTCCTCCATGCCCATACCACGGGAGAAGGATCATACAGGGTGATCCTGAGCACGGATGAAAAACGCTTTGGCGGCGCCGGACTGATTGATCACGATTATATCTACCAGACAACCTATACAGAAGGACGGGGCCTGGGATTTGACGTATACAGTCCCTGCCGGTCAGCCATGGTTCTGGAAAGAATATCAGAGTAA
- the rimP gene encoding ribosome maturation factor RimP: MASKTESLTSLEAKARAIAEQMGYELVDVCMDKEPTGKYLRFYIDKEEGVSLDDCEAFHKAVRTPADSVDYDFMEVSSPGIDRPLKKDRDFERNLGCEIEVKLFKPIDGTKIITGVLAGLEEGNIVIDTGEGRMLVPRKAAALVKPVVDMEGIEDVDLSGDDENNTET, translated from the coding sequence ATGGCATCGAAGACGGAATCGCTTACCAGCCTGGAAGCGAAGGCCCGTGCCATTGCAGAGCAGATGGGCTACGAGCTCGTTGACGTCTGCATGGACAAAGAGCCGACAGGAAAATATCTGAGGTTTTACATCGACAAGGAAGAAGGCGTAAGCCTGGATGACTGCGAGGCATTCCACAAAGCTGTCAGGACACCCGCCGACAGCGTGGATTACGACTTCATGGAAGTTTCTTCCCCGGGCATTGACAGGCCGCTGAAAAAAGACCGGGATTTTGAACGGAATCTAGGCTGTGAGATCGAGGTTAAACTCTTCAAGCCGATAGACGGGACAAAGATTATTACCGGAGTCCTGGCCGGCCTTGAAGAAGGAAACATCGTGATCGATACGGGTGAAGGCAGGATGCTGGTGCCGCGGAAGGCAGCCGCACTGGTCAAGCCGGTGGTGGATATGGAAGGCATCGAGGACGTCGATCTTTCCGGTGATGATGAGAACAACACGGAGACGTGA